The Brasilonema sennae CENA114 genome includes a region encoding these proteins:
- a CDS encoding aminotransferase class I/II-fold pyridoxal phosphate-dependent enzyme, with product MLNQNQIPLLDTLKASAERPHAPFYTPGHKRGQGISKSLTDVFGKAVFRADLPELAELDNLFAPSGVIQQAQQLAAEAFAASQTWFLVNGSTCGIEAAILATCATGDKIILPRNVHSSAIAGLILCGAIPIFIHPEYDSVLDIAHSITPTAVQAALEQHPDAKAVFMVYPTYYGVCGDVRAIASLAHQHNIPLIVDEAHGAHFAFHPQLPTPTLAAGADISVQSIHKVLGALTQASMLHVQGNKIDIDRVSKALQLVQSTSPSYLLLASLDAARQQMALYGEELMSRTLQLAQEARTRISQIPGLSVLEIPLHETSPGFVALDKTRLTVTVSGLGLTGFEAEEILNDKLGVTAEFSSLQHLTFIISFGNTQKDIEQLVQAFLTLSKEYRKTPSPAYSLLMREGKDLFSITGNSIHLSPREAFFSPTETLPFQETSERICAEIICPYPPGIPILMPGEVISPCALEYLQHIQELGGFISGCADTSLRTLKVVKV from the coding sequence ATGCTCAATCAAAACCAAATACCCTTATTAGACACCTTAAAAGCCAGTGCAGAACGTCCTCACGCTCCTTTTTACACCCCAGGGCACAAACGAGGACAAGGAATTTCCAAATCCTTAACTGATGTTTTTGGCAAAGCAGTGTTTCGTGCTGACTTGCCAGAATTAGCAGAATTAGACAACCTTTTTGCACCAAGTGGCGTTATTCAGCAGGCGCAGCAACTAGCGGCTGAAGCCTTTGCTGCGTCACAGACTTGGTTTCTTGTCAATGGTTCTACCTGCGGAATTGAAGCGGCGATTCTTGCGACTTGCGCTACAGGAGATAAAATTATTCTGCCTCGGAATGTTCATTCTTCTGCGATCGCAGGTTTAATTCTCTGCGGCGCTATCCCAATTTTTATCCATCCAGAATATGACTCAGTTTTAGATATTGCTCACAGTATCACTCCCACGGCTGTACAAGCTGCATTGGAACAGCATCCTGATGCGAAAGCAGTGTTTATGGTTTACCCTACATACTACGGTGTTTGTGGAGATGTGAGGGCAATAGCCTCCCTCGCCCACCAACATAACATCCCCTTAATTGTGGATGAAGCACATGGTGCACACTTTGCCTTTCATCCCCAACTACCCACTCCAACTTTAGCCGCAGGTGCTGACATCAGCGTACAATCTATTCACAAAGTACTAGGTGCATTGACTCAAGCATCAATGCTGCATGTTCAAGGTAACAAGATAGATATTGACCGTGTGAGTAAAGCATTGCAACTGGTACAATCAACTAGTCCTAGTTATTTACTTTTAGCTTCTCTGGATGCAGCCCGTCAGCAAATGGCGCTTTATGGTGAAGAGTTGATGTCTCGCACATTGCAACTAGCCCAAGAAGCGAGAACTCGTATTAGTCAAATCCCTGGTTTATCGGTTTTGGAAATCCCTCTTCATGAGACATCACCTGGTTTTGTTGCTTTAGATAAAACCCGATTAACCGTCACTGTTTCTGGCTTAGGTTTGACTGGCTTTGAAGCTGAGGAAATTCTGAATGACAAGCTGGGCGTTACGGCTGAATTTTCATCACTACAACATCTGACTTTCATCATCAGTTTCGGTAACACCCAAAAGGATATTGAACAACTTGTGCAAGCTTTTCTTACCCTTAGTAAAGAGTATCGAAAAACTCCATCTCCTGCCTACTCCCTATTAATGAGGGAAGGAAAGGATTTGTTTAGCATCACAGGAAATTCCATACATCTTTCGCCCCGTGAAGCTTTTTTTTCTCCTACAGAAACCTTGCCATTTCAAGAAACCTCAGAACGCATTTGTGCGGAAATCATTTGTCCATATCCACCAGGAATTCCCATCTTGATGCCTGGAGAAGTTATTTCTCCATGTGCTTTAGAGTATTTACAACACATTCAAGAGTTGGGTGGATTTATTAGTGGTTGTGCTGATACAAGCTTAAGAACGTTAAAGGTTGTGAAAGTATGA
- a CDS encoding sugar O-acetyltransferase, producing the protein MVNDDGTKIISWGTPESAAMLANVKRAMAITAKLNRLTFNDVDEIRALFSELIGKKVDENFLLLPPFYTLGGDEIRVGRNVSVNQNCTFYDVGGLDIADDVMIGPNVSIITTGHPLEPSQRRKVTIGKPIVIERNVWIATGAIIIGGVTIGKNSVVAAGSVVTKDVPPNALIGGNPARVIRLVGELEHPAEAMSENSN; encoded by the coding sequence ATGGTAAATGACGATGGCACCAAGATAATTTCCTGGGGAACGCCAGAATCAGCGGCGATGTTGGCGAACGTCAAACGAGCGATGGCGATAACCGCCAAGCTTAACCGTTTGACGTTCAACGATGTAGACGAAATCCGAGCCTTGTTCAGCGAACTTATCGGCAAAAAAGTAGACGAGAACTTTTTACTGCTCCCGCCATTCTATACTCTCGGCGGGGACGAAATCCGTGTCGGGCGTAACGTCTCCGTAAATCAGAACTGCACTTTTTATGACGTTGGCGGCCTCGACATTGCTGACGATGTAATGATCGGGCCGAACGTGAGCATCATCACGACAGGTCATCCCCTTGAACCTTCGCAGCGCCGCAAGGTCACAATCGGCAAGCCCATCGTAATTGAGAGAAATGTTTGGATCGCAACAGGCGCAATAATTATCGGCGGGGTGACGATAGGCAAAAACTCGGTTGTAGCTGCAGGTTCGGTAGTCACCAAGGACGTTCCCCCCAATGCCCTTATCGGAGGAAATCCGGCGCGTGTCATTCGTTTGGTTGGCGAACTGGAGCATCCGGCAGAAGCCATGAGCGAAAATTCAAATTGA
- a CDS encoding mucoidy inhibitor MuiA family protein has protein sequence MRKTVGTEIVSVIVYTDIALVTRRSAIKEASSLQLIALTGQERELEILQLPVTLLTESIRVSGRAEVVVHLLGVSTERVFSCEPFAERLSHLTRQIQQLEAEWNLLQAQIDALALQSKFIEGLREKTEEPFAQSLSRKNLSLSETLDFLNFLGSQYSEYAIATTECKVQQQELDKQLQVLRQQWQQLQTPSPKESFTLSVGIEPAGAGEFELEVCYVVNYASWTPLYDLRVNTSSNSINLTYLAEVTQSTGEDWTNVSLTLSTAKPGLGTLPPLLEPWYIDVLRPPEFLRMQRLAAMPTPPTGDNPTSETEQFQENLVTGETVVAEVSKQGNTVTFEVNSSGKIPSDGTPHKTTIFNGDFPCSFEYVAIPRLFSFAYLQANVKNTVNCVTLLPGKANIFRDHTFVGTTQLENVAPGQEFKLNLGIDEGLKIERDLVERQVEKKLIGNNCRITYAYRIVITNLQNQEANLKVIEQLPISRNEKIKVRLNRSNPQIQLGEMGILEWSLALSPQAQREVYYQFVVEHPPELTVVGLDV, from the coding sequence GTGCGAAAAACAGTAGGAACCGAGATTGTATCTGTGATAGTGTATACGGATATTGCCCTGGTGACACGACGAAGCGCGATCAAGGAAGCGTCAAGCCTCCAGCTTATCGCACTAACCGGACAAGAACGAGAATTAGAAATTCTCCAACTGCCAGTTACGCTGTTAACTGAGTCCATCAGGGTTAGTGGTAGAGCTGAAGTTGTAGTACACCTACTGGGAGTCAGCACAGAGCGAGTCTTCTCTTGCGAACCCTTTGCCGAACGATTGAGCCATTTGACAAGGCAAATCCAGCAATTAGAAGCAGAATGGAACCTCTTGCAAGCACAAATCGATGCTTTGGCTTTGCAGTCAAAGTTTATTGAAGGTTTACGTGAGAAAACAGAGGAACCTTTTGCACAAAGTCTGTCGCGGAAAAATCTTAGCTTGAGTGAAACTTTGGATTTTCTCAACTTTCTAGGAAGCCAGTACAGCGAGTATGCTATTGCGACAACGGAGTGCAAAGTCCAACAGCAAGAATTAGACAAGCAGCTACAGGTTCTGCGTCAACAGTGGCAACAACTACAAACACCATCACCCAAGGAAAGTTTTACCTTGAGTGTGGGGATTGAGCCTGCGGGTGCTGGAGAGTTTGAGCTAGAAGTCTGTTATGTAGTCAATTACGCTAGTTGGACTCCGCTGTATGACTTGCGAGTCAATACAAGCAGCAATTCCATCAATCTTACCTATCTGGCTGAAGTCACCCAAAGTACAGGTGAAGATTGGACGAACGTATCTCTGACTTTGTCTACCGCAAAACCTGGGTTGGGAACTTTACCACCATTACTGGAACCTTGGTACATTGACGTACTGCGTCCACCAGAGTTTTTGCGTATGCAAAGACTAGCAGCTATGCCTACTCCTCCTACTGGAGATAATCCAACATCAGAAACCGAACAATTTCAGGAAAATTTGGTCACTGGAGAAACTGTTGTTGCAGAAGTTTCTAAACAAGGAAATACAGTCACTTTTGAGGTGAACAGCAGTGGAAAGATTCCCAGTGACGGCACACCTCATAAAACGACAATTTTTAACGGCGATTTCCCTTGTAGCTTTGAGTATGTGGCAATACCACGCTTGTTTAGCTTTGCTTATCTACAAGCAAATGTAAAAAATACTGTTAATTGTGTCACTTTATTACCAGGAAAAGCGAATATTTTCCGAGATCATACATTTGTCGGAACAACTCAATTAGAAAATGTTGCACCAGGGCAAGAGTTTAAGCTCAACTTAGGAATTGATGAAGGTTTAAAAATTGAACGTGATTTAGTAGAACGTCAGGTAGAGAAAAAACTGATTGGCAACAATTGCAGGATTACTTATGCTTATCGGATAGTTATAACTAACTTACAAAATCAAGAAGCAAATTTAAAAGTCATTGAACAATTACCAATCAGCCGCAACGAAAAAATTAAAGTCCGTCTCAACCGTAGTAATCCGCAAATTCAACTTGGTGAAATGGGAATATTGGAATGGTCTTTAGCTCTTTCACCGCAGGCACAACGTGAGGTATATTATCAGTTTGTTGTTGAACATCCACCTGAGTTAACAGTCGTTGGTTTGGATGTTTAG